A section of the Phaseolus vulgaris cultivar G19833 chromosome 8, P. vulgaris v2.0, whole genome shotgun sequence genome encodes:
- the LOC137825051 gene encoding uncharacterized protein, giving the protein MWDTLGKIHKDPRSALLVSDESSAGSSPTDSKMNVCLMAREESASNQDSLVRKQHLWYLDNGCSKHMIRIASKFVSITLKEEGHVTYGDNNKGKILGKGTIALEKRVKELEHDKESLRSDFEAAQGSMEIMRGMVEKARREYLAQVQETIKKEILMGQTVSSLDCAVVELRAETSSLRQLNTQLVGELESTKEAAAAGEKKLEEVAGKLSEAKGQLAEVASSLAAVTTERDAAEASKLKLEAEKADLMNFSIYHEVVDGKLIPPAP; this is encoded by the exons atgtgggatactcttgGAAAAATACACAAAGATCCAAGAAGTGCTTTGCTGGTAAGTGATGAGTCCTCTGCTGGATCATCCCCTACAGATTCCAAGATGAATGTATGTCTGATGGCAAGAGAGGAATCTGCATCAAACCAA gattccttggtgAGAAAACAACACTTATGGTACTTGGACAATGgctgctccaagcacatgattAGAATTGCATCAAAGTTTGTTAGCATTACTCTTAAAGAGGAAGGGCATGTGActtatggagacaacaacaaagggaagaTCCTTGGTAAAGGTACCATAG ccctggagaagagggtgaaagagcttgagcacgacaaggagtcactgcgaagtgacttcgaagctgctcaAGGGTCTATGGAGAtaatgcgaggcatggtggagaaagctaggagggagtacctagcgcaggtccaagagaccatcaagaaggagatcttgatggggcagactgtgagctctttggactgcgcggtggtggagctacgggccgagacctcctccctgCGCCAACTGAACACTCagctagtgggggagctcgagtccaccaaagaagcgGCTGCTGCTGGAGAGAAAAAGCTTGAGGAGGTGGCGGGCAAACTTTCTGAAGCCAAGGGCCAACTAGCAGAAGTTGCCTCCTCTCTTGCTGCCGTCaccactgagagagatgctgcggaggcctcaaagctaaaactggaggcggagaaggctgatttgatgaac ttcagcatctatcacgaagtggtggatggcaagctcatccctcctgccccttaa